A stretch of Ciconia boyciana chromosome 18, ASM3463844v1, whole genome shotgun sequence DNA encodes these proteins:
- the SURF2 gene encoding surfeit locus protein 2, whose amino-acid sequence MVPAAPRPGRRRKLRRAPVWRRLSMAGPGPVGSAAVAEVPEEERLFLRQHPLLSLVEPGKVRCRLTGHEMPCRLSELQAYTNGKKYQRLIKTAREFDYGKFEPHIVPSTKNLHQLFCKLTLRHINKFPEHVLRHVQGKRYQKALKTYEECQKEGVEYIPACLRQKKQQTQHPDDQMNGSRQPYRKEEFWEPESSNEDGEETDDSMSDLYPPLLFPEKSPAAPQTTKGSDDFATDSEDEGAKQNGDVNGEDGGRMDVSRAVGNKRGKKQSGPLKKKFKSHHRKPKNSKKATNGK is encoded by the exons ATGGTGCCGGCTGCtccccggccgggccggcgcCGGAAGTTGAGGCGAGCTCCTGTCTGGCGGCGCCTCTCtatggcggggccggggcctgtCGGCAGCGCGGCCGTGGCGGAGGTGCCCGAGGAGGAGCGGCTCTTCCTGCGGCAGCACCCGCTCCTCAGCCTCGTGGAGCCGGGCAAG gTGAGATGCAGGCTGACGGGCCACGAGATGCCATGTCGGCTGTCGGAGCTACAGGCTTATACTAATGGCAAGAAGTATCAGCGGCTGATAAAGACAGCCAGAGAGTTTGACTATGGCAAGTTTGAGCCCCATATAGTGCCCAGCACAAAGAATCT ACACCAGCTATTTTGCAAGCTCACTCTCAGACACATCAACAAGTTTCCAGAGCACGTGCTGCGTCACGTCCAAGGGAAGCGCTATCAGAAGGCCCTAAAAACAT ATGAGGAGTGCCAGAAGGAAGGAGTGGAGTACATCCCTGCCTGCTTGCgacagaagaagcagcagacGCAGCACCCTGATGACCAAATGAACGGGAGCAGGCAGCCTTACAGAAAAGAGGAATTCTGGGAGCCAGAGTCCAGCAACGAGGACGGAGAGGAGACGGACGACAGCATGAGTGACCTGTACCCAC CTCTACTCTTCCCAGAAAAAAGCCCAGCAGCTCCACAAACCACAAAGGGCAGCGATGACTTTGCAACAGACAGTGAGGATGAGGGGGCCAAGCAGAATGGCGATGTGAACGGAGAGGATGGTGGAAGAATGGATGTCAGCAGAGCAGTTGGCAACAAAAGGGGAAAG aaaCAGTCAGGtcctttaaagaagaaattcaagaGTCACCATCGAAAGCCCAAGAACTCCAAGAAAGCAACCAACGGCAAATAA
- the SURF1 gene encoding surfeit locus protein 1, whose translation MATWRLLLRAGPRLLRERRGRVSHCLIRRTFFGYPLTKAGSGLVQQTKDVCLRFCRPRSSTTAADASGEDILLKWGLFLVPLTTFCLGTWQVQRRKWKLDLIAQLASRITSEPIPLTLDPMELKELEYRPVKVRGHFDHSKELYILPRSLVDPEREAREAGRLTSHPENGANVITPFYCTELGVTILVNRGFVPKKKLKPETRLKGQIEDEIDLTGVVRLSETRKPFVPENNIEKNRWHYRDLEAMAKVTGAEPIFIDADFRSTVPGGPIGGQTRVSLRNEHMQYIITWYGLCAATSFLWYRKFIQKIPL comes from the exons ATGGCGACGTGGAGGTTGCTGCTGcgcgcggggccgcggctgcTGCGGGAGCGCCGGGGCCGG GTGTCGCACTGCTTGatcagaagaacattttttggGTATCCCCTAACTAAAGCAGGTTCTGGTCTGGTCCAGCAGACTAAAG ATGTTTGTCTGAGGTTCTGCAGACCACGAAGTTCTACAACAGCTGCTGATGCATCTGGAGAGGACATCTTACTCAAATGGGGCCTCTTCCTGGTCCCTCTGACCACATTCTGTCTCGGCACTTGGCAg GTTCAGCGACGAAAGTGGAAATTAGATTTGATTGCGCAACTGGCATCAAGAATTACATCAGAGCCCATCCCTCTGACATTAGA CCCCATGGAATTGAAGGAATTGGAGTACAGACCTGTAAAGGTCCGAGGGCATTTTGACCACTCCAAGGAGCTCTATATTTTGCCACGGTCACTTGTAGACCCTGAGCGAGAAGCCAGAGAAGCTGGGCGGCTGACATCCCACCCAGAAAATGGAGCGAATGTCATTACTCCTTTCTACTGCACAGAACTAGG GGTCACGATTTTAGTCAACCGAGGATTCGTGCccaaaaagaaattgaaacCGGAGACCAGGCTGAAGGGACAG atTGAAGATGAAATTGATCTCACTGGAGTGGTGAGGTTATCAGAAACCCGGAAACCTTTTGTGCCTGAAAACAACATTGAGAAAAACCGCTGGCATTACCGTGACCTGGAGGCTATGGCAAAGGTGACCGGTGCTGAGCCCATCTTTATCGATGCAGATTTCA GAAGCACAGTCCCAGGGGGGCCCATCGGAGGCCAGACAAGAGTGAGCCTGAGGAACGAGCACATGCAGTACATCATCACCTG gtACGGCTTATGTGCTGCAACTTCATTCTTGTGGTACAGAAAATTTATACAAAAGATACCTCTGTGA
- the RPL7A gene encoding large ribosomal subunit protein eL8, translating into MPPPPPSGPPLLFPQGLCSPLRTPRLSSKLPPGKTRPSPLRSPGAPVGAAPSPRGSATAQSHLGSLNDFGEVVHDGLDIVLEALVVGLQQGLLALRQHPLLRHGGPRLPAPLDPPGPRPAARDAAVLSRDGAPIDISQHAPVRLSLPQSKMPKGKKAKGKKVAPAPAVVKKQEAKKVVNPLFEKRPKNFGIGQDIQPKRDLTRFVKWPRYIRLQRQRSILYKRLKVPPAINQFTQALDRQTATQLLKLAHKYRPENKQEKKQRLLARAEQKAAGKGDAPTKRPPVLRAGINSVTTLVENKKAQLVVIAHDVDPIELVVFLPALCRKMGVPYCIIKGKARLGRLVHRKTCTSVAFTQVNPEDKGALAKLVEAVKTNYNDRYDEIRRHWGGNVLGPKSVARIAKLEKAKAKELATKLG; encoded by the exons ATGCCCCCACCGCCCCCCTCAGGGCCgcccctgctcttccctcagggcctctgctctcccctcagGACCCCCCGTCTCTCCTCAAAGCTGCCCCCAGGGAAAAcccgcccctctcccctcagGAGCCCGGGTGCTCCCGTGggcgcagccccctcccctcggGGCTCGGCTACGGCCCAGTCCCACCTTGGCAGTCTTAATGATTTCGGTGAAGTTGTCCATGATGGACTTGACATCGTCCTTGAGGCACTTGTTGTAGGACTGCAGCAGGGTCTCCTTGCTCTGCGGCAGCACCCGCTGCTGCGCCATGGCGGCCCGCGCCTTCCCGCCCCCCTCGAtccccccgggccccgccccgccgcgcgcGACGCCGCCGTCCTCTCGCGAGACGGCGCTCCCATAGATATTTCCCAGCATGCACCAGTGcgcctttctcttcctcagtcCAAGATG CCGAAAGGAAAGAAGGCCAAGGGCAAGAAGGTGGCACCGGCCCCTGCTGTAGTCAAGAAGCAGGAGGCCAAGAAGGTCGTTAATCCCCTCTTTGAGAAGAGGCCCAAGAACTTTGGCATTG GACAGGATATCCAGCCGAAGCGTGATCTCACACGTTTTGTGAAATGGCCGCGCTACATCAGACTGCAGCGCCAGAGGTCCATCCTTTACAAACGCTTGAAGGTGCCTCCTGCTATTAACCAGTTCACTCAGGCTTTGGACCGCCAGACAG CTACACAGCTTCTGAAGCTGGCGCACAAATACAGGCCAGAAAATAAGCAAGAGAAGAAGCAGAGGCTACTGGCTCGTGCTGAGCAGAAAGCTGCAGGAAAGGGAGATGCGCCGACTAAGCGGCCGCCAGTCCTCCGAGCAG GTATTAACAGTGTCACAACTCTGGTAGAGAACAAGAAAGCTCAGCTTGTAGTTATTGCCCATGATGTAGACCCCATTGAG ctggTGGTCTTCTTGCCAGCTTTGTGCCGCAAGATGGGAGTGCCATACTGCATCATCAAGGGCAAAGCCAGACTGGGGCGACTGGTCCACAGGAAAACTTGTACCTCTGTTGCTTTCACCCAGGTTAACCC GGAGGATAAGGGAGCCCTTGCAAAGCTCGTGGAGGCTGTCAAGACCAACTACAATGACAGATATGATGAG ATCCGTCGTCACTGGGGTGGTAACGTCTTGGGTCCAAAATCAGTGGCTCGCATTGCTAAActtgaaaaagcaaaggctAAAGAACTGGCTACTAAGCTGGGCTAA